A genome region from Physeter macrocephalus isolate SW-GA chromosome 4, ASM283717v5, whole genome shotgun sequence includes the following:
- the LOC102980589 gene encoding cytochrome c oxidase subunit 5B, mitochondrial-like, giving the protein MASSLLRRAEALAMQALTARGPNGVSMVHSMASGGGVPIDDKQATGLEREVMMAAHKGLDPYNMLAPKAASGTKEDPNLVPSITNKQIVGCICEEDNSAVIWFWLHKGEAQRCPSCGTHYKLVPHQLAH; this is encoded by the exons ATGGCTTCAAGTTTACTCCGCAGAGCTGAAGCGCTGGCCATGCAGGCCCTGACGGCCCGCGGTCCCAACGGAGTCTCCATGGTGCACTCTATGGCGTCTGGAGGTGGTGTTCCTATTGATGATAAGCAGGCAActgggctggagagggaggtCATGATGGCTGCACACAAGGGACTGGACCCATACAATATGCTCGCCCCAAAGGCAGCCTCAGGTACCAAGGAAGACCCTAATTTAGTCCCCTCCATCACCAATAAGCAGATAGTGGGCTGCATCTGTGAAGAAGACAACAGTGCTGTCATTTGGTTCTGGCTGCACAAAG GCGAGGCCCAGCGATGCCCTAGCTGTGGAACCCATTACAAGCTGGTACCCCACCAGCTGGCCCACTGA